AAAAAATATGTCCGTATGCACGGAACAGTTGGTTTTGCAGGCGGTGGTCAGTTTCATGATATATTGAATATGATAGAATCATATGGCATTATGCTGGAGAGTGATTATCCTGGCATTCAGGGTGAAGAGAAGAATCATATTCATGGTGAAATGGATGCAGTATTGAAAGCTTATGTTGATGCTGTGATTAAAAATAAAAACAAGAAACTTACAAACTATTGGTTAGCAGGTTTTGAAGGCATCTTAGATGCTTATTTAGGTCCGGTTAATGATTTTGATTATAAAGGTAAAAGCTATAATCCAAAATCTTTTGCTAATGAGGTAATAGGACTTAATATGAGTGATTATGTGAATATTTCATCCTACACACATCATCCATTTTATACCAAATTCGGTATTGAAATTCAGGATAACTGGGCATGGGGACAAGTATATAATGTGCCTATTAATGAGCTTATGGAAATCGTTAACTATTCCTTTGACAAAGGCTATACAGTTGCCTGGGCAACAGACGTTAGCGAAAAAGGTTTTTCATGGCCAAACGGAATTGCTGTGGCATCAGCCAGAGATTACGAAGAGCTGGAAGGCATGGAAGAAGGCAAGTGGTCAGATATGAATAAAACAGAAAAAGAAGCCTATCTGTATAATTGGAATGCACCAGGGCCAGAAAAAGAAGTAACTCAGGAAATGCGTCAGTTGGGATTTGATAATTATCAAACTACTGATGATCATGGGATGCACTTTACAGGTATAGCTAAAGATCAGAATGGAAGCATCTATTATATAACCAAGAATTCATGGGGAACAAAAGGGAAGTATGATGGATATCTGTATGCTTCAGAAGCTTTTGTAAAATATAAAACCATGTGCATAATGGTTCATAAGGATTCTGTTCCAAAGAAAATTGCAAAGAAACTTAGTTTCTAATTAACTAATTCGGCAATTAGCCAATTCGATAATTAACTTTAGAACACAATGCAGGTTGGAGATATTCGATCTGCATTTTTTTTGATCGAAAATAATTTGACACTACATTGGTTTGTAATAGGTTGATTATTAAAGTTTTGTAGGTCCGATTTGTAATCGGACATTGGATCAATGGATAGTTAAAATATAGGAATTGTTCAAATTGACTATGCAAAAGTGAGAATCTAGAGATAATTTATTAGCACATCAATTAGTAATCAACTGTTTAGCGTTTTTCATCATTAAAGTCCCGATAGAATTTAACAATCTTGAAGACCGAATTTAATTCGGTCCTACATATGTTGTAGGTCCGATTTGTAATCGGACAAAGAAGGAAGACTAATAAGTAGTCACCTGCTCAATTTTATTTCTTTTAAGTAATTTTATTATCACTTTATTCATCTTTATAGTTCTGATAGAATTTAGCAATCTTGAAGACCGAATACAATTCGGTCCTACAATAGTTGTAGGTCCGATTTTTAATCGGACAAAGAAGGATGACTAATAAGTAATCACCTGCTCAACTTTATTGCTTTTCAAATAGTTTTTAATAATACTTTGCACATCGCGGTTGTCATCATAGGGTTTAACACAATCTTTGAGTAGTTCAATATCTCCATCAAAATTCTCGATATCGACATAGCCAAATCCTAGGTATTTGCCATTTTCAACTTTTACTATTGATTTCTCATTCCGCGAGCGTCCTTTATCCAATAAAAGAAAGTTTTTGTACTTGAATTCAAACGACTGTATAGCTAAAACAGCTCTTTCGTTGTATTCTTCGGTAGTTTCTTCTGCACAACATGCACCTAAGCATTTTCCTATTCCATAATGAAAGCATGCTCCTGTAGAACTATACAAGCCCGTTAACTTATGACACATGTTAAATCGTTCTGTTAGCATTTCCAAAAAGGAAATTGCACTTTTTCTGGACGTAAAGGCAGATAAGGGCATGTCTTCCTGACGGTTTTTATCAATATAAAAGTTAATATAGCCATTCGAATCATACTTGAAATAAATGCCCGAAGTAAAGGTGCTTCGCCTTTGTTGCCTGTTAAAAATAGGCATGTGTTTCTTAATTTCAGCTGATTCAAGTAATAAGGCAATTAACTCGCTACCTGTTTTTTCGCAGCTGATTTCAACAATTTGTTGACGCATATCGGCTGCCTTTATTCCTTTTGATGACTTGAGATGAGTTAAAACCCTTTTACGGATATTGATACTTTTTCCAATATATATCAAGTCCTCTTTTTCATTGAAAAAATAATATACACCACTTTCATCAGGTAAATTTTCAATACTTTGCTTTCTTAGTTTAGGATGCAGATCCTTAAAGGCAATGGCTGATACTTCGGAGAAACTATCACCGCCATTTCCTTCAATTTGCAATAAGTGCTCAAATAGCTGAACTGTAGCTAATGCATCACCAGCAGCACGGTGTCTGCCTTCAATGGAAATTCCTAAGCGCTGAGTAATATTACCTAAACTATAGGAGGGATGCCCTGGAATTAATTTCCTACTCAATTTTACAGTACATA
The sequence above is drawn from the Bacteroidota bacterium genome and encodes:
- a CDS encoding aminopeptidase, whose protein sequence is MKKTKLKTLAVLALVLLMTSSAFAQDDKGYVFTSVTDLAATSVKNQYRSGTCWSFSGISYLESELLRLGKGEFDLSEMYIVRCTYIEKAKKYVRMHGTVGFAGGGQFHDILNMIESYGIMLESDYPGIQGEEKNHIHGEMDAVLKAYVDAVIKNKNKKLTNYWLAGFEGILDAYLGPVNDFDYKGKSYNPKSFANEVIGLNMSDYVNISSYTHHPFYTKFGIEIQDNWAWGQVYNVPINELMEIVNYSFDKGYTVAWATDVSEKGFSWPNGIAVASARDYEELEGMEEGKWSDMNKTEKEAYLYNWNAPGPEKEVTQEMRQLGFDNYQTTDDHGMHFTGIAKDQNGSIYYITKNSWGTKGKYDGYLYASEAFVKYKTMCIMVHKDSVPKKIAKKLSF
- a CDS encoding GIY-YIG nuclease family protein, with translation MYAIIDIETTGLSPKRERITEVAIFVHDGQSVVDQYSTLINPERLISPVVTSLTGITNSMVEDAPKFYEIAKRIVEITKECVFVAHNASFDYNFIKEEFHNLGYEFNRKTLCTVKLSRKLIPGHPSYSLGNITQRLGISIEGRHRAAGDALATVQLFEHLLQIEGNGGDSFSEVSAIAFKDLHPKLRKQSIENLPDESGVYYFFNEKEDLIYIGKSINIRKRVLTHLKSSKGIKAADMRQQIVEISCEKTGSELIALLLESAEIKKHMPIFNRQQRRSTFTSGIYFKYDSNGYINFYIDKNRQEDMPLSAFTSRKSAISFLEMLTERFNMCHKLTGLYSSTGACFHYGIGKCLGACCAEETTEEYNERAVLAIQSFEFKYKNFLLLDKGRSRNEKSIVKVENGKYLGFGYVDIENFDGDIELLKDCVKPYDDNRDVQSIIKNYLKSNKVEQVITY